A genomic stretch from Ketobacter sp. MCCC 1A13808 includes:
- the efp gene encoding elongation factor P, with protein sequence MANYSTNEFRLGLKVMLDGDPCSIVENEVVKPGKGQAFNRVKLRNLKTGKSWERTFKSGESVEAADIMDVDLQYLYNDGEFYHFMDQQSFEQQAADANAMGDAAKWMKEEDICTVTLWNGTPLAVTPPNFVELEIIETDPGLKGDTANGGSKPATLTTGAVVRVPLFVNQGDVIKVDTRSGDYVSRA encoded by the coding sequence ATGGCCAACTATTCTACCAACGAATTCCGCTTGGGTCTTAAAGTGATGTTGGATGGAGACCCATGCTCCATCGTCGAAAACGAAGTGGTGAAGCCCGGCAAAGGTCAGGCCTTTAATCGAGTGAAACTCAGAAACCTGAAAACCGGCAAATCCTGGGAACGCACATTCAAATCCGGTGAATCCGTCGAAGCCGCCGACATTATGGACGTAGATCTTCAATACCTCTACAACGACGGCGAGTTTTATCATTTCATGGATCAGCAGTCCTTCGAACAGCAAGCGGCGGACGCCAATGCCATGGGTGACGCGGCTAAATGGATGAAAGAAGAAGACATATGCACCGTTACCCTGTGGAACGGAACGCCGCTGGCGGTCACCCCGCCAAATTTTGTCGAACTGGAAATTATTGAAACGGACCCCGGACTAAAAGGCGACACGGCCAACGGCGGCTCGAAACCGGCTACCCTGACCACCGGTGCGGTGGTACGGGTCCCCTTATTCGTAAACCAGGGTGACGTTATTAAAGTGGATACCCGCTCCGGCGATTATGTATCCCGTGCCTAA
- the epmA gene encoding EF-P lysine aminoacylase EpmA yields the protein MSWQPSAPLNALVARARLNRLIRDFFARREVMEVETPLLCSSAATDPHLRSFSVATEHTRHYLQTSPEFCMKRLIAAGCGSIYQLCKAFRHEESGRQHNPEFTLLEWYRPGWKLDQLIDEIEVLVKQAAAAFGTEFPDFPRWTYQQAFEKVLGLNPHLCSESELRDTAKQHINGDFASFDRNTLLDLLMSHLVEPGLPVDGIFLTDFPASQASLAKTEHNADGHCVARRAELYIRGVEIANGYQELTDAAVQEARLKADLQFRTAHQLDELPMPVSLLGALQHGFPECAGVALGVDRLMMVITTASSIDSVLSFDWEQA from the coding sequence ATGTCCTGGCAACCTTCCGCCCCCCTAAATGCCCTCGTTGCTCGTGCCCGCCTGAACCGCCTGATCCGGGATTTCTTCGCCCGCCGCGAGGTAATGGAAGTAGAGACTCCATTGCTTTGCAGCTCGGCCGCAACAGACCCCCACTTGCGCAGCTTTAGCGTGGCCACCGAGCACACCCGTCATTACCTGCAAACCTCCCCGGAATTCTGCATGAAGCGACTGATCGCCGCAGGCTGCGGCTCTATCTATCAGCTATGCAAAGCGTTTCGCCACGAAGAGTCTGGCCGCCAGCACAACCCGGAGTTCACACTGCTGGAGTGGTACCGCCCCGGCTGGAAACTGGACCAACTGATTGATGAAATTGAAGTTTTGGTAAAACAGGCCGCTGCCGCATTCGGCACAGAATTCCCTGATTTTCCGCGCTGGACCTATCAACAGGCTTTTGAAAAAGTACTGGGGCTCAATCCACACCTATGCAGCGAATCGGAATTACGAGACACCGCCAAACAACACATCAACGGCGATTTCGCCAGTTTTGACCGCAACACGCTACTGGATTTATTGATGAGTCATCTGGTGGAGCCCGGCCTGCCAGTAGACGGTATTTTTCTAACCGACTTCCCGGCCAGCCAGGCATCGCTGGCCAAAACAGAGCACAATGCAGACGGTCATTGCGTGGCACGGCGGGCAGAGCTTTACATTAGAGGCGTTGAAATCGCTAATGGCTATCAGGAGCTGACTGATGCAGCCGTGCAGGAAGCCCGCTTAAAGGCAGACCTCCAGTTCCGCACAGCACACCAGCTTGATGAATTGCCGATGCCCGTGTCCTTGCTTGGCGCCCTGCAGCACGGGTTCCCGGAATGTGCTGGCGTGGCTTTGGGGGTCGACCGCCTGATGATGGTCATCACAACAGCCAGTAGTATCGATTCGGTATTAAGCTTTGATTGGGAGCAAGCTTAG
- a CDS encoding immunoglobulin domain-containing protein — MSVSNVSTKNVIRAALVLCSAVILPACGGGGVEQLGAIEQHQSADNVVANVVDMDDAGTGDIRNLVLAGQPVDVAVAAGQSHTFSVNVEHTHPITVMWYKNDSLITTSNTGSYGLSSVDVSSAGEYSCVVTDGVMTVDCMPFELSVTATQQISITEQPDNQMVSEGMNVALNVSAQGSDQIDYQWYFNGQAIAGATSRELMLNSVTAEAGGDYYVVVTGSGASVQSSNARLTVAAVAARASALIQWEKPTERENGSELDAAEIAGYEIFYAESAEADMEPLASMDADSQSYLAKDLTQGTHYFALQTIDESGLKSERSAPLVVTIN; from the coding sequence ATGTCAGTTTCTAATGTTTCCACCAAAAATGTAATCCGGGCTGCGTTGGTCCTTTGTTCTGCGGTAATCCTGCCTGCTTGTGGCGGGGGCGGAGTGGAGCAGCTCGGTGCGATAGAACAACATCAGTCGGCGGACAACGTTGTCGCGAATGTCGTTGATATGGATGACGCAGGAACCGGGGATATCCGCAATCTCGTGCTGGCCGGTCAGCCTGTTGATGTCGCGGTTGCTGCCGGGCAAAGCCATACCTTTTCAGTGAATGTGGAACACACTCATCCGATTACGGTGATGTGGTACAAAAACGATAGTTTGATCACCACCTCGAACACCGGCTCTTACGGGCTGTCTTCAGTTGACGTGTCATCTGCCGGAGAATACAGCTGTGTCGTAACCGACGGTGTAATGACCGTGGATTGCATGCCCTTTGAATTGTCGGTAACCGCTACGCAGCAGATCAGTATTACCGAGCAGCCTGACAATCAAATGGTAAGCGAAGGTATGAATGTGGCGTTGAACGTGAGTGCGCAGGGCAGCGATCAAATTGATTATCAGTGGTATTTTAATGGGCAGGCCATTGCCGGCGCGACCAGCAGGGAGCTGATGCTCAACAGCGTAACTGCCGAAGCCGGGGGTGACTATTATGTGGTGGTAACCGGCTCCGGCGCCAGCGTGCAATCGTCCAATGCCCGGCTCACCGTGGCGGCTGTCGCGGCCCGTGCCAGCGCCCTGATTCAATGGGAAAAGCCAACCGAGCGCGAGAACGGTTCGGAGCTGGATGCGGCTGAAATAGCGGGTTATGAGATTTTTTACGCAGAAAGTGCGGAAGCTGACATGGAGCCCTTGGCAAGCATGGATGCAGACAGCCAAAGCTACCTGGCCAAAGATTTAACACAGGGCACGCATTATTTTGCGCTCCAGACCATTGATGAATCCGGTCTGAAAAGCGAACGCTCTGCGCCGCTTGTGGTGACCATTAACTAA
- a CDS encoding immunoglobulin domain-containing protein, with product MTSINKIYPALFLMLTLPALPACQIGGGSSAPNQSANTSGTLDRGFSNDILVNGNTDTEHSPPESEQPEVTGVIAVTSTPTDAYLSPGEKATFKVEASSDVTLHYQWYRNGTAIEGATAPRLVQQVNSAKDAGTYKVVISNQHESQSASAQLTVSEQTFSTSNVSPATITSAPKSQAINEGASVSFTVSAKGSNLSYEWKKGGQVLPVTSSTLQFASARAIDQASYSCRVWNENNSVNCGTFTLTVNQKVAITEQPRNVTAYEGDNITLSVAATGTPAPVVDWYFKGKRVKQNTNTLSLSPLKTAQAGSYKCVVRNSVNKLDCAAANVVVKKKVQITKNLTNQILNAGENIKLDIAATGAGPIQYKCYRDGKLAVSATSSNGLVISNSKGSDSGNYYCDISNSGSSATSATAKITVLEDTTRKITLRWAAPTERENGASLRKVELDKYIIYLADQRDGPFEVAKTVNASSTSAELTGLHSGDYYLAMSTVDKLGMESEKSGVARIDID from the coding sequence ATGACGTCTATAAATAAAATATATCCGGCATTATTTTTAATGCTCACGCTTCCGGCACTGCCAGCTTGTCAAATCGGCGGCGGCAGCTCGGCTCCCAATCAATCCGCCAACACCAGCGGGACACTCGACCGCGGGTTCAGTAACGATATTCTCGTTAATGGAAATACTGATACGGAGCACAGCCCGCCAGAAAGCGAGCAACCCGAAGTCACCGGCGTGATCGCGGTCACCTCCACACCGACTGATGCCTATTTGAGTCCCGGTGAAAAAGCCACTTTTAAGGTGGAAGCATCCAGCGATGTTACACTCCACTATCAGTGGTACCGCAACGGTACAGCGATCGAAGGGGCCACGGCACCCAGGTTAGTGCAACAGGTCAACTCGGCAAAAGACGCCGGCACCTATAAAGTCGTCATATCCAATCAGCACGAATCACAGTCCGCTTCCGCCCAGCTCACTGTTTCCGAACAAACATTCTCAACCAGTAACGTTAGCCCCGCCACCATTACGTCCGCGCCTAAAAGCCAAGCGATCAACGAAGGTGCGTCGGTTAGCTTTACCGTTTCAGCTAAAGGCAGCAACCTGAGCTACGAGTGGAAAAAAGGCGGTCAGGTTCTTCCCGTTACCTCCTCGACACTGCAGTTTGCTTCGGCCCGCGCTATTGACCAGGCATCCTATAGCTGTCGGGTTTGGAACGAAAACAACAGTGTGAATTGCGGTACGTTTACCCTGACGGTAAACCAGAAGGTCGCGATCACAGAACAACCCAGAAATGTGACTGCATACGAAGGCGACAACATCACTCTTTCAGTAGCCGCCACTGGCACTCCGGCCCCTGTCGTAGACTGGTACTTCAAAGGCAAACGCGTTAAGCAGAATACCAACACCCTGTCGCTCAGCCCTCTCAAAACCGCGCAAGCCGGCAGCTATAAGTGCGTAGTCCGAAACAGTGTGAACAAGCTGGATTGCGCAGCTGCCAACGTGGTGGTGAAGAAAAAAGTCCAGATCACAAAAAACCTGACCAATCAGATTCTGAACGCCGGGGAAAATATCAAGCTGGATATCGCTGCAACTGGCGCAGGCCCGATCCAGTATAAATGCTATCGCGATGGCAAGCTCGCGGTCAGCGCCACCAGCAGCAACGGGCTGGTCATCTCGAACAGTAAAGGGTCTGATTCCGGCAATTACTACTGCGACATCAGTAACAGCGGTTCCAGCGCCACTTCCGCCACCGCGAAGATTACCGTGCTGGAAGACACCACCCGCAAAATCACTTTGCGCTGGGCAGCCCCGACCGAACGCGAAAACGGAGCCAGCCTTAGAAAGGTCGAATTGGATAAATACATTATCTACTTGGCAGACCAGCGGGACGGGCCGTTTGAAGTCGCAAAAACAGTGAATGCTTCAAGCACCTCCGCCGAATTAACCGGGTTACATTCAGGTGATTATTACTTGGCTATGAGCACGGTGGACAAACTGGGCATGGAAAGCGAAAAGTCCGGTGTCGCAAGGATTGATATCGACTAA
- a CDS encoding class I SAM-dependent methyltransferase, producing MLTSDQLAAKIEPFDSFWEGPSDVEGGYDKFNAFYKDNYLSHMPSNKDAKILAISCGPGYFVRMMNLQGYTNVLGIDSRSCQIQYAANKQLNCKQIRAFEYVSELEDNSMDAIFCEQEINHLTKDEIMVFLPLCLKKLKPSGRIVCHVLNGANPVTGSESLAQNFDHYNTFTEYTLTQVLEHCGYDNIKVFPLNLYVFWKNPLNYVLLAASTVLHGVFRALFIMYGKHNKLFTKKIAASAQKPQP from the coding sequence ATGTTAACCAGCGATCAACTCGCAGCAAAAATTGAACCGTTCGATTCATTCTGGGAAGGCCCTTCCGATGTTGAGGGTGGCTATGACAAATTTAACGCGTTCTATAAGGATAATTACCTGAGCCATATGCCATCCAATAAGGATGCGAAAATATTGGCCATCAGCTGTGGTCCGGGTTATTTCGTCCGCATGATGAATTTACAGGGCTATACCAATGTGCTGGGTATCGATTCCCGGTCGTGCCAAATCCAGTATGCGGCGAACAAGCAACTGAATTGTAAGCAGATCCGGGCATTTGAATATGTATCTGAGCTGGAAGATAACAGCATGGATGCGATTTTCTGTGAGCAGGAAATTAACCATCTGACCAAAGATGAGATTATGGTTTTTCTGCCTCTGTGTCTGAAAAAGCTCAAACCCAGTGGCCGTATTGTTTGTCATGTGCTGAACGGGGCAAACCCTGTGACCGGTTCGGAATCTTTGGCGCAAAATTTTGATCATTACAATACGTTCACCGAGTACACCTTGACTCAGGTTCTTGAGCATTGTGGCTACGATAATATTAAGGTGTTTCCGTTGAATCTGTACGTGTTCTGGAAGAACCCCTTAAACTATGTGTTATTGGCTGCGTCCACTGTGCTGCATGGTGTGTTTCGCGCGCTATTCATTATGTACGGCAAGCACAACAAGCTGTTCACGAAAAAGATTGCTGCATCAGCGCAAAAGCCCCAGCCTTAA
- a CDS encoding glycosyltransferase family 4 protein, translated as MRILFCNYEYPPLGGGGGVVNAMLAEELAHRHQVTVLTSCGPNLAAEETLNNVRIIRVPVYTRRQMAAANFPSMAAYIMNGLRYGTKLLQKEQFDIINTHFALPSGPVGHSLAKNFNVPNVLSVHGGDLYDPSKFTSPHRHFLLRMWVNSLLHKADAVVGQSRNTNENVTTFYDAGLKPALIPLGINRPHFPSTTRQELGFTDQEKILVTVGRQVSRKANDRLITVFSRLKQDNCKLVLIGSGPQQESLQALANQLNVADKVVFAGFVSEEKKYALLANADLYVSTSQHEGFGLVFLEAMAANLPVMCYNHGGQTDFLEHGKTGALLELNDETAFLNELNRLLSDPSLAQQIGEYNKQKVEQYFIENCAKEYETLFESLLKDSKGVAAGSSRS; from the coding sequence ATGCGGATACTCTTCTGCAATTACGAATACCCCCCTTTGGGCGGGGGCGGAGGCGTCGTCAACGCCATGCTGGCGGAAGAACTGGCACACCGTCATCAGGTCACCGTTCTGACCTCTTGCGGCCCCAATCTCGCGGCCGAAGAAACATTGAACAATGTACGTATCATACGGGTACCGGTCTATACCCGGCGGCAAATGGCAGCGGCTAACTTCCCCTCGATGGCGGCCTACATCATGAACGGGCTGCGCTACGGCACCAAACTGCTGCAAAAAGAACAGTTTGATATTATCAATACCCACTTTGCCCTGCCCTCCGGGCCAGTCGGCCACAGCCTGGCCAAAAATTTCAATGTACCGAATGTGCTCTCTGTACACGGCGGAGATCTGTACGACCCGAGCAAATTTACCTCACCACACCGGCATTTCCTGCTACGCATGTGGGTAAACAGCCTGCTGCATAAAGCGGACGCCGTGGTCGGCCAGTCACGCAACACCAATGAAAACGTCACGACGTTCTATGATGCCGGACTCAAGCCAGCGCTGATTCCGCTGGGTATCAATCGGCCTCACTTTCCGTCCACCACGCGCCAGGAGCTCGGCTTTACCGACCAGGAAAAGATTTTAGTCACTGTTGGCAGGCAAGTATCGCGCAAAGCAAACGATCGTTTGATCACCGTGTTCAGCCGCCTGAAACAGGACAATTGCAAGCTGGTACTGATCGGGAGTGGCCCGCAACAAGAATCCCTGCAAGCCCTGGCCAACCAGCTCAATGTCGCAGACAAGGTGGTCTTCGCAGGTTTTGTCAGCGAAGAAAAGAAATACGCACTGCTGGCCAATGCCGACCTCTATGTATCCACCAGTCAGCATGAAGGTTTTGGCTTGGTCTTTTTGGAAGCCATGGCGGCGAATTTGCCAGTCATGTGTTACAACCACGGCGGCCAAACTGATTTCCTGGAACACGGCAAGACCGGAGCGCTGCTCGAATTAAACGACGAAACCGCGTTCCTGAATGAGTTAAACCGGCTGCTATCCGACCCATCACTGGCGCAACAGATAGGTGAATACAACAAGCAGAAAGTAGAACAATACTTTATCGAGAACTGCGCGAAAGAGTATGAAACCCTGTTCGAAAGCCTGCTGAAGGATTCGAAAGGCGTGGCTGCAGGCAGCAGCAGAAGTTAA